The genomic stretch TGTGACAGATTAGTTCATTCACCATCTTCAACTCACAATTAGTAGGTCTACAAGTATTTGGTTTACCTGTGCTTGATCTTGGTATCCATTTATGATCCCAAATACTGGTACTCCTCCCATTGCCTATTCTCCTGATCAGTCCTTTGTCAATTAAGCTGCTTGCTCCCATTAAACCTTTCCAAATCCAAGAGGCATTTTGGAGTACCTTGGCCTTTAAAATGGGCTCCTTGGGGAAATATTTAGCTTTCAGTACCTTGCTGACTAGAAGATTTGGCTTGGTTAGAATCATCCATACTTTCTTCCCTAACAGTGCCTTGTTGAAAGCTTCCAGATCCTTGAATCCCAGCCCTTCTTCACTTCTTTTCATTGACATTCTTCCCCATGAAATCCAATGCATTTTGTTCTTTCCATTTGTTTCTCCCTACCAAAAGTTGGCCATCAGTGCACTAATATCTTTGCAAAGTTTCCTTGGTAACTTAAAGCAAGACATGGCATACGTTGGCGTGGCCATTGAAACTGCCTTCAACATAACCTCTTTCCCTGCTGTGTTAAGGAACTTGTTTTTCCAGTCTTGTAACCTCcgttttatattttcttttataaaaCCAAAAATCTGATCCTTAGTTCTTGAAATCACCATTGGAAGACCCAGATATTTCCCTTGCTTTGCTTCAGCCATTCCTCCCATTGCCTGGCAAATCTCTTCCTTTT from Coffea eugenioides isolate CCC68of chromosome 8, Ceug_1.0, whole genome shotgun sequence encodes the following:
- the LOC113780088 gene encoding uncharacterized protein LOC113780088 produces the protein MNVLKSYEVASGQLINLEKSAVFFSRNMSSKQKEEICQAMGGMAEAKQGKYLGLPMVISRTKDQIFGFIKENIKRRLQDWKNKFLNTAGKEVMLKAVSMATPTYAMSCFKLPRKLCKDISALMANFW